Proteins encoded by one window of Vibrio panuliri:
- the queA gene encoding tRNA preQ1(34) S-adenosylmethionine ribosyltransferase-isomerase QueA — MQVSDFHFDLPDELIARYPQPERTASRLLQLDGNSGALVDGSFTDVLNHIEAGDLVVFNNTRVIPARMFGRKESGGKLEVLVERMLDEKSILAHVRCSKSPKPGSTILLGENDEFSAEMVARHDALFELKFNAEQTVLEILEQIGHMPLPPYIDRPDEDADKERYQTVYNQKPGAVAAPTAGLHFDEVLLEKIKAKGAELAYVTLHVGAGTFQPVKVDNIHDHHMHAEYVEVTQDVVDAINATKARGGRVIAVGTTSVRSLESAAQDALKKGTELAPFFGDTEIFIFPGYEYQLVDCLITNFHLPESTLIMLVSAFAGYENTMNAYKHAVENHYRFFSYGDSMFIKKKTA; from the coding sequence ATGCAAGTATCTGATTTCCATTTCGACCTACCTGATGAGCTGATCGCCCGTTACCCACAACCAGAACGTACCGCAAGTCGTCTATTGCAACTTGATGGTAATAGCGGAGCGTTGGTAGATGGCTCGTTTACCGATGTGTTAAATCATATAGAAGCGGGTGACCTAGTTGTTTTTAATAATACCCGTGTTATCCCAGCGCGCATGTTTGGTCGTAAAGAGTCGGGTGGTAAGCTTGAAGTGCTGGTGGAGCGCATGCTGGATGAAAAGAGTATTCTAGCCCATGTTCGCTGCTCTAAATCACCTAAGCCAGGTTCAACCATTCTTCTTGGGGAAAATGACGAGTTTTCAGCCGAGATGGTTGCACGTCACGATGCCCTGTTTGAACTAAAGTTTAATGCTGAGCAAACTGTGCTTGAAATTCTTGAGCAGATTGGTCACATGCCACTGCCGCCATACATCGATCGCCCTGATGAAGATGCGGATAAAGAGCGCTACCAAACGGTTTATAACCAAAAACCAGGTGCGGTTGCCGCTCCAACGGCAGGCTTACACTTTGATGAAGTCTTGCTAGAGAAAATCAAAGCGAAGGGTGCTGAACTGGCATACGTGACGCTGCATGTGGGTGCGGGTACGTTCCAACCAGTGAAAGTCGACAATATCCATGATCACCACATGCACGCTGAATACGTTGAAGTGACACAAGACGTGGTTGACGCGATTAACGCGACTAAAGCGCGCGGTGGTCGAGTGATTGCAGTCGGTACAACATCGGTTCGTTCACTGGAAAGTGCCGCTCAAGATGCATTGAAAAAAGGCACCGAATTAGCGCCATTTTTTGGTGATACCGAAATCTTTATTTTCCCTGGCTATGAGTATCAGTTAGTGGATTGCTTAATCACTAACTTCCACTTGCCTGAGTCAACCTTGATCATGCTAGTGAGCGCGTTTGCCGGCTACGAAAATACCATGAATGCATACAAGCATGCGGTAGAGAACCACTATCGATTCTTCTCATATGGTGACTCGATGTTCATTAAGAAGAAAACGGCATAA
- the tgt gene encoding tRNA guanosine(34) transglycosylase Tgt — protein MKLKFDLKKTNGNARRGQLTFERGSVQTPAFMPVGTYGTVKGMTPEEVKETGAEILLGNTFHLWLRPGQEVMKMHGDLHDFMNWQGPILTDSGGFQVFSLGDIRKITEEGVHFRNPVNGDKIFMDAEKSMEIQKDLGSDIVMIFDECTPYPATHDEAKKSMEMSLRWAQRSRDHFDKLENQNNLFGIVQGGVYEDLRDVSVKGLTEIGFDGYAVGGLAVGEPKEDMHRILEHTCPQLPTDKPRYLMGVGKPEDLVEGVRRGIDMFDCVMPTRNARNGHLFVTGGVIKIRNATHKTDTTPLDPHCDCYTCKNYSKSYLHHLDRCNEILGARLNTIHNLRYYQRLMESIRAAIDEDRFDQFVEEFYARRNREVPPLGK, from the coding sequence GTGAAGTTAAAATTTGATTTAAAAAAGACCAACGGCAATGCACGTCGTGGTCAGCTAACGTTTGAGCGCGGCAGTGTTCAAACGCCAGCGTTCATGCCTGTAGGTACTTACGGTACGGTTAAAGGTATGACACCTGAAGAAGTGAAAGAGACTGGCGCAGAAATTCTGCTAGGTAACACTTTTCACCTATGGTTACGTCCTGGTCAAGAAGTGATGAAAATGCACGGTGACTTGCACGATTTCATGAACTGGCAAGGTCCTATCCTGACTGACTCAGGTGGCTTCCAAGTATTCAGCCTTGGTGATATTCGTAAAATCACTGAAGAGGGTGTGCACTTCCGTAACCCTGTAAACGGTGACAAGATTTTCATGGACGCAGAGAAGTCGATGGAAATCCAGAAAGACCTAGGTTCAGACATCGTAATGATCTTTGACGAGTGTACGCCATACCCAGCGACACATGACGAAGCAAAAAAATCGATGGAAATGTCACTACGTTGGGCACAACGCTCACGTGATCACTTCGACAAGCTAGAAAACCAGAACAACCTATTTGGTATCGTTCAAGGTGGCGTGTACGAAGACCTACGTGATGTATCGGTTAAAGGTTTGACTGAAATCGGCTTTGACGGTTACGCAGTCGGTGGCCTAGCGGTAGGCGAACCGAAAGAAGATATGCACCGTATTCTTGAGCACACCTGTCCACAACTTCCGACTGACAAACCTCGTTACTTAATGGGTGTTGGCAAACCAGAAGATTTAGTAGAAGGTGTACGCCGCGGTATTGATATGTTTGACTGTGTAATGCCGACGCGTAACGCCCGTAATGGTCACCTATTTGTGACTGGTGGTGTGATCAAGATCCGTAATGCGACACATAAAACAGATACAACACCATTAGATCCGCACTGTGACTGTTACACTTGTAAAAACTACTCTAAGTCGTACCTTCACCACTTAGACCGTTGTAACGAAATTCTGGGTGCACGTCTAAATACTATTCATAACTTACGTTACTACCAACGTTTGATGGAAAGCATCCGTGCGGCGATTGATGAAGATCGCTTCGACCAGTTTGTTGAAGAGTTTTATGCACGTCGCAATCGCGAAGTGCCGCCACTAGGCAAGTAA
- the yajC gene encoding preprotein translocase subunit YajC, with amino-acid sequence MFISQAHAAAEAPAGGGFEMIIMLAMFAVIFYFMIYRPQAKRVKEHKSLMASMGKGDEVLTNGGLVGKITKIAEDNDYITIELNANNEVVIKKDFVSAVLPKGTLKSL; translated from the coding sequence ATGTTTATTTCTCAGGCTCACGCAGCAGCAGAAGCACCAGCAGGTGGCGGTTTCGAAATGATCATCATGCTAGCGATGTTTGCGGTAATCTTTTATTTCATGATTTACCGTCCACAAGCTAAGCGTGTTAAAGAACACAAAAGCCTAATGGCGTCAATGGGCAAGGGTGATGAAGTGCTAACTAACGGTGGTCTAGTGGGTAAAATCACTAAAATCGCAGAAGACAATGACTACATCACAATTGAGCTAAACGCGAACAACGAAGTTGTTATCAAGAAAGACTTCGTTTCAGCAGTGCTACCAAAAGGTACACTGAAATCTCTTTAA
- the secD gene encoding protein translocase subunit SecD gives MLNRYPLWKYLMVMFAIAIAALYALPNLYGEDPAIQVTGARGASVDMATLDSVTQALDKQSLSYKSIALENGSILVRFNDTDTQISARDIISEALDKDTIVALNLAAATPNWLEAIGASPMKLGLDLRGGVHFLMEVDMDAAMEKLVGQQEEAFRSELREEKIRYRAIRPSGKDAVEVMLRNEEQLAQAKALLEKNHPDMVFTESDGNGRFSLVANFTEQRLTEIRNYAVDQNITILRNRVNELGVAEPLVQRQGANRIVVELPGVQDTARAKEILGATATLEFREVDSKADLAAAANGRAPAGSEIKLDTDGRPVVLKKRVILSGASITDASSSVDEYGRPQVNITLDSEGGNKMSAFSKKNIGQLMATVFAEYKDSGRKTAEGKVILSKHEEVINQATIQSALGRNFRITGIDSAAEAHNLALLLRAGALIAPISIVEERTIGPSMGQQNIDMGIQACIWGMVAVMLFTVVYYRKFGLIANLALMSNLVLIIGIMSMIPGATMTLPGIAGIVLTVGMAVDANVLIFERIREELLEGRSPQQAIHQGYANAFSTIADANITTLITAIILFAVGTGAIKGFAVTLSIGILTSMFTAIVGTRCVVNLLYGGKRIDKLSI, from the coding sequence GTGCTAAACCGATACCCGTTATGGAAGTACTTGATGGTGATGTTTGCGATTGCAATCGCGGCATTGTATGCACTTCCGAATTTATACGGTGAAGATCCGGCAATTCAAGTTACAGGGGCGCGTGGCGCCTCTGTAGATATGGCTACGCTGGATTCTGTCACTCAAGCTCTCGATAAGCAGAGCCTTTCTTATAAATCCATTGCTTTAGAGAATGGATCAATTCTTGTTCGTTTTAACGACACTGATACTCAAATCAGTGCGCGCGACATTATTAGTGAAGCCCTCGATAAAGATACTATTGTGGCGCTTAACCTTGCTGCGGCAACACCAAACTGGCTTGAAGCGATTGGTGCTTCACCAATGAAACTAGGTCTTGACCTACGTGGTGGTGTTCACTTCTTGATGGAAGTGGATATGGACGCGGCTATGGAAAAACTGGTTGGTCAACAAGAAGAAGCTTTCCGCAGTGAACTGCGTGAAGAAAAAATTCGTTACCGCGCTATTCGCCCTTCAGGTAAAGATGCTGTTGAAGTGATGCTGCGTAACGAAGAGCAACTTGCCCAAGCAAAAGCGTTATTGGAAAAGAATCACCCAGATATGGTGTTTACTGAGTCTGATGGCAATGGTCGCTTCTCTTTAGTTGCTAACTTTACCGAACAACGCCTCACTGAGATCCGCAATTATGCGGTCGATCAGAACATTACTATCTTACGTAACCGCGTAAATGAACTGGGTGTTGCTGAACCACTTGTGCAACGTCAAGGTGCAAACCGTATCGTGGTTGAGCTTCCAGGTGTTCAAGATACTGCGCGAGCAAAAGAGATTCTTGGTGCAACTGCAACCCTAGAGTTCCGTGAAGTAGACTCAAAAGCGGACTTAGCAGCGGCAGCAAATGGTCGTGCACCAGCTGGTTCAGAGATCAAGCTTGATACTGATGGTCGTCCAGTTGTTCTTAAGAAACGCGTTATCCTCAGCGGTGCGAGCATCACGGATGCAAGCTCTAGCGTCGATGAATACGGTCGTCCACAGGTTAACATCACGCTGGATAGCGAAGGTGGTAACAAGATGTCTGCGTTCTCGAAGAAAAATATCGGTCAGCTAATGGCAACGGTATTTGCGGAGTACAAAGACAGTGGTCGTAAGACAGCTGAAGGCAAAGTAATTTTGTCTAAGCATGAAGAAGTGATCAACCAAGCGACGATTCAATCGGCACTAGGTCGTAACTTCCGTATTACGGGTATTGACTCTGCTGCTGAAGCACACAACCTTGCCTTGCTACTACGTGCTGGTGCATTGATTGCGCCGATTTCGATTGTCGAAGAGCGTACCATTGGTCCATCAATGGGTCAGCAAAACATTGATATGGGTATCCAAGCTTGTATCTGGGGTATGGTGGCAGTAATGCTGTTTACGGTCGTTTATTACCGTAAGTTTGGTCTGATTGCTAACCTAGCGCTGATGTCTAACCTAGTACTGATTATCGGTATTATGTCGATGATTCCGGGGGCAACAATGACGCTGCCTGGTATTGCCGGTATCGTATTGACAGTGGGTATGGCGGTTGATGCCAACGTACTGATATTCGAACGTATTCGTGAAGAACTGCTTGAAGGGCGTTCTCCACAACAAGCGATTCACCAAGGTTACGCCAACGCGTTTAGTACTATCGCTGATGCCAACATCACGACCCTGATTACTGCAATCATTCTGTTTGCAGTTGGTACAGGGGCGATTAAAGGTTTCGCGGTAACACTATCGATTGGTATTTTGACTTCGATGTTTACAGCTATTGTAGGTACCCGTTGTGTGGTTAACCTGCTTTACGGTGGTAAACGCATCGATAAATTGTCGATCTAA
- the secF gene encoding protein translocase subunit SecF, translating to MFQILKAESTIDFLRWSKVAFVFSLFMIGASIFTLSTKWLNWGLDFTGGTLIEVGFEQPAQLDEIRTSLEAKGFGDAIVQNFGSARDVMVRLSPREDISGETLGNQIISAIKEGTGKEVEMRRIEFVGPNVGDELTEAGGLAILVSLICILIYVSVRFEWRLAAGAVMSLAHDIIITLGVFSIMQIEVDLTIVAALLTVVGYSLNDTIVVFDRIRENFRRMRKGDSVEVINSAITQTLSRTLITSGTTLFVVIALFTQGGAMIHGFATALLLGITVGTYSSIYVASALAWKLGITKEHLMPPQVEKEGAEFDEMP from the coding sequence ATGTTTCAGATTCTAAAAGCAGAAAGTACGATCGACTTTTTACGTTGGTCAAAGGTGGCTTTCGTATTCTCTTTGTTCATGATTGGTGCATCGATCTTTACTCTTTCGACTAAATGGTTGAACTGGGGTCTTGATTTTACCGGTGGTACCTTGATTGAAGTCGGCTTTGAACAGCCTGCGCAACTTGACGAAATTCGTACATCACTGGAAGCGAAAGGCTTTGGTGACGCGATTGTGCAAAACTTCGGTAGTGCGCGTGATGTCATGGTTCGCCTAAGTCCACGTGAAGATATTTCAGGTGAGACGCTAGGTAACCAAATCATCTCTGCAATCAAAGAAGGCACGGGTAAAGAAGTTGAGATGCGCCGTATCGAGTTCGTTGGTCCTAACGTAGGTGACGAACTGACTGAAGCTGGTGGTCTTGCGATTCTGGTGTCATTGATCTGTATCTTGATCTACGTATCGGTACGATTCGAATGGCGTCTCGCTGCCGGTGCGGTAATGTCACTTGCTCACGATATCATTATCACTTTGGGTGTGTTCTCAATCATGCAGATTGAGGTTGATCTGACCATCGTTGCAGCGTTGCTGACGGTAGTGGGTTACTCGCTCAATGATACCATCGTTGTATTTGACCGTATTCGTGAGAACTTCCGTCGTATGCGTAAAGGCGACTCGGTTGAAGTGATCAATAGTGCGATTACACAAACCCTGAGCCGTACTTTGATCACTTCTGGTACGACGTTATTTGTGGTTATCGCGCTGTTTACTCAAGGCGGTGCGATGATTCATGGTTTTGCCACAGCATTGCTGTTGGGTATCACCGTGGGTACATACTCATCGATCTATGTTGCTTCGGCATTGGCATGGAAACTGGGTATTACCAAAGAGCACTTAATGCCACCTCAAGTAGAAAAAGAGGGTGCAGAGTTCGACGAGATGCCATAA
- a CDS encoding DUF1904 domain-containing protein, which translates to MPHFRFRAVEPQTVQTLSKPLIDELQPYMDCPREDFTFEYVYTTFYHEGEVNPAYPFVEVLWFDRGQEKQDAVARIVTEQVRGIMGQDVNVAVIFTALNASGYYDNAEHY; encoded by the coding sequence ATGCCACATTTTCGTTTTAGAGCAGTCGAACCACAAACAGTACAAACACTGTCTAAGCCACTGATTGATGAGCTACAACCTTACATGGATTGTCCACGTGAAGACTTCACTTTTGAGTATGTCTACACTACCTTTTACCACGAGGGCGAAGTAAACCCTGCTTACCCATTTGTCGAAGTGCTTTGGTTCGATCGTGGTCAAGAGAAGCAGGATGCAGTCGCGAGAATTGTGACTGAGCAGGTGCGCGGAATTATGGGCCAAGACGTCAATGTGGCCGTGATCTTTACCGCACTGAATGCAAGTGGTTACTACGATAACGCTGAGCACTATTAA
- the mepA gene encoding penicillin-insensitive murein endopeptidase — MKMTWAIFLTLFWSFSLFASPWESFSQPNRLSPEAIGSYANGCLLGAKALPLNGHGYQVLRSQNKRYYGHPNTIAFIERLSSKARSELRTHILIGDMSLPQGGRFSSGHTSHQTGLDADIWFRLADTKLSSAQLSLPKPKTLVDMSAYKLSSANWDNRHFRLVKMAAQDNEVARIFVHPVIKDKLCSLEGANRDWLRKVRPWWGHNYHMHVRLRCPQGDANCVDQKPPPKGDGCGAEVASWKPAKAHNVKTYRGSKTNTKVEKSATSTTVKVKSKPKKFLPRQCTQLIDHSK; from the coding sequence ATGAAAATGACTTGGGCGATTTTCTTAACTTTGTTCTGGTCGTTTTCATTGTTCGCATCGCCTTGGGAGTCTTTTTCTCAACCCAATCGACTCTCTCCAGAAGCCATTGGCAGTTATGCTAATGGCTGTCTGCTCGGAGCCAAAGCTCTACCTTTGAATGGTCATGGCTATCAAGTCTTACGTAGCCAAAACAAACGCTATTACGGCCATCCTAATACCATTGCTTTTATCGAGCGACTCTCATCGAAAGCGCGCAGTGAGTTACGCACTCACATATTGATTGGTGATATGTCTTTACCGCAAGGTGGTCGTTTTTCTTCCGGACATACCAGTCACCAAACTGGTCTTGATGCTGATATCTGGTTTCGGCTTGCCGACACCAAACTTTCGTCTGCGCAACTATCACTCCCCAAGCCAAAGACGTTAGTCGATATGTCGGCGTATAAACTCAGCAGCGCTAACTGGGATAATCGTCATTTCCGTCTTGTGAAAATGGCCGCTCAAGATAATGAAGTTGCGCGTATTTTCGTCCATCCTGTTATCAAAGATAAGCTGTGCAGCCTAGAGGGGGCAAACCGAGATTGGCTGCGCAAAGTAAGACCTTGGTGGGGGCACAATTACCACATGCATGTTCGGCTGCGTTGTCCTCAAGGTGATGCTAACTGTGTCGATCAAAAGCCACCACCGAAAGGAGATGGTTGCGGTGCGGAAGTCGCGAGTTGGAAGCCGGCGAAAGCGCACAACGTAAAAACCTATCGTGGTTCTAAAACTAATACTAAAGTTGAGAAATCAGCGACTTCAACCACTGTCAAAGTAAAATCAAAGCCAAAAAAATTCCTTCCTAGGCAGTGTACTCAGCTTATTGATCATTCGAAATAA
- a CDS encoding YfhL family 4Fe-4S dicluster ferredoxin: MALLITDKCINCDMCDPECPNGAISMGDSIFEIDPNLCTECKGHYDKPTCQSVCPITKCIITDPNHVETDEELLEKFVIIQGLA; the protein is encoded by the coding sequence TCAACTGCGATATGTGTGACCCAGAGTGCCCAAATGGTGCAATCTCTATGGGTGACAGCATTTTCGAAATCGATCCTAATCTGTGTACGGAGTGTAAAGGCCACTATGACAAGCCCACTTGTCAGTCGGTGTGCCCGATTACCAAGTGTATTATCACTGATCCAAACCATGTTGAAACGGACGAAGAACTGCTTGAGAAGTTCGTTATTATTCAAGGTTTAGCATAA